A window from Drosophila nasuta strain 15112-1781.00 chromosome 3, ASM2355853v1, whole genome shotgun sequence encodes these proteins:
- the LOC132791350 gene encoding larval cuticle protein A2B: protein MANFMCFVILSMALFASVAVARPGYAVDYYDHPKYAFNYGVADHTTGDVKSQHETRDGDVVKGQYSLVEPDGSIRTVDYTADPIHGFNAVVTKSGPTVHAQSLVTKPIVAHKPILTHYEPHVAPVAAPVVVASPAPYVNKHYAPAAAPIHYDYDDGYYNQAQYEYVPQYDAGHYGHYASPYATSHY from the exons ATGGCAAATTTCATGTGCTTTGTTATCCTTTCGATGGCTCTGTTCGCCAGTGTTGCTGTGGCGCGGCCAGGATACGCTGTGGATTACTAT GATCATCCCAAATATGCCTTCAACTACGGTGTGGCAGATCATACAACTGGCGATGTGAAATCCCAGCATGAAACTCGCGATGGTGATGTTGTCAAGG GTCAATATTCGCTGGTCGAACCCGATGGCTCCATTCGCACTGTGGACTACACGGCTGATCCCATTCACGGCTTCAATGCGGTTGTCACCAAGTCTGGCCCCACTGTGCACGCTCAATCGCTGGTCACCAAACCAATTGTGGCCCACAAGCCCATTCTGACCCACTATGAACCGCATGTGGCTCCTGTGGCTGCTCCTGTGGTGGTCGCTTCCCCAGCGCCTTATG TCAACAAGCATTATGCCCCCGCTGCCGCGCCCATTCACTACGATTACGATGATGGCTACTACAACCAGGCTCAGTACGAATATGTGCCACAATACGATGCCGGACACTATGGTCACTATGCGAGTCCCTATGCGACATCTCACTATTAA